The Helicobacter sp. NHP19-003 DNA segment TGCAAGATGTGTTCTAGGTGTTGCCAAGGTGCAAGCTTTCTTTGCTCTAATGAAAGAGTTTCGTCTTTCTCTTTATAAAACAAAGTGAGCACCGCTCCATACCCACACACTTTAGCCTTATCAGCATACACGCAACCGATGTGTGCATCCACTAACAACTTTTTCTCTTTAAAACGCCAAAATTTATTCTCAAATTCCTTTAGTCCAAAGGGTGGTGGGAGCGTTATATGGGGCTTTAGGGTCTGTGTTGCTTTCTTTTTTCTGATCATGTGTTTAGTATATCCTTATTTTGTTTGCGGTTATGTTTTCATATTGTTAAGGAGCTTTTTACACTATCTATGTAAAAATGAGCATGAAATTCAACGGGGCTCCCCCGGCTTGAAGATTAGTTTTTAGTTGTCTTATTGAGTTTTTTGCCCTAAATTCTGCAGTAAAAACTCTAGAAAATACTCGATTTTCTCGTATGCAAGATTCACAATCCGCTTGGAGTGCAAACCCATCTCGCCACTCAGAATGCGCACAGAAATTCTAGGATATGCAATGCCATCCTTGACTCTAGTTTTTGCTAAATTTTCCCAGTGAAAACAAGCATTTCTCAAATTAGAAAATAGGTCTAAGACGATATTGACTTTGTGATAATTGGGGAGTTTTAAATCTACTCTTTTATTAAGGCTGCAAAAATCTCTAAAATCTAGCCTATGTTTTCTAAAATCAAAGATCAAATTTTGCAAATGGTTTTGTTTGATGGTAACGATAACAGACCCCAAGGTTAAATTAGACAATAAATACGAATTGTAAGCTTTTAGATCAACAGATTGGGCATGATCTATATTATCTTGGGCTGACTTATCTCTCCTTGTTCGCTTATGAATCTTCTCTATCTCTTTGCTTAGGTAGGGCTCGTTCATAATCCAAGCTGGACTGCCAGTGACTAATTGCATACAAAAATCTACAATGTTTCTTAGATAAATCTCTGACTGGGCGATCTTTGGAGTGAGCCTAGCGTCGAACTCTAAACTAGCGTTGTGCTTGGCAATGTCATTGTCATAGGTCTGTGAAGTACCCAAATGCTAAAGACATTTTGGCTTCCTTGGCCGATGTTGCCCGTAGGGAGAGTTTGGTTCTCGCTCTGTGCCCTATAGTAGGGATTTTACAGAGTTTGAGCTCCAACGCATTCCCTACAGGTCTCACACATCGTATCTCCAAAGGCGTAACTTTCGGCACTTCCTGCCGTAGATACAAATGTATGGAGATATTGTATCACGAATTAGTGGCATTCATCCCACCCGCTAAAGACGAGTGGGATTTCTGCCAAGAAGGCTTAAATCCTCAAGGGCACGGCTAGCTAAGATGTGGTAACCACTAACTACCTTTTCTCAATTTGCTAACGAAACCCATAGAACCTAGAAAGCTTGGATGAAAGACTCACTCCAAAGATTTGTTTCGTCTTCTCAAGCTATACAACCCCCCACAATCGCTTTCAACCACAAAACTATAGGGGTTCGGAACTCCCAGCCCCTAACCTTTCGCTCTACGAGCCTTTAAAAGCGATTTAAACACTATGTCTGCTGATTGAGTTTTTGTCTCTCCCCCACTCCCCCAAAAATCACAAAATCATTTGACAACACAAGCAAAAGTTCAGTGGCGTTTATAAACTTTGCGTTTGATTTTATGTGTTTGCACTGCACGCTGACGCAATTCAAATCCTAAGTTTTTCATAGCAGACAAAAACTCAATGACTCCCCCCTTAAACTCAGGCAATGTTATGCCCTTAGATTCTGCAAGGATTTTTAAAGTATCTTTGAGCTCTGCCGCATTGCCCTCTTCTAAAACAACATTAAGGTAAGCCAAGCGTCTTGCATCTGTGTTTAAAGTTTTAGGTATGCTAAATGGTTTAAAAGCCATGCTAAAACTCCTGTTCTAAGATTTTTTGTGCCTTGATTATATCTCTTTGTTGTGTGCTTTTGTCGCCTCCACACAGCAAAATCACCAGTTTTGCCCCTTGTTTAGATATATACAAGCGATAGCCGGGTCCCGTGTGGATACGCAATTCAAAGATGGTTTCTTGGATGTGTTTATAATCACCCAAATCCCCATCTTTCAAACGCTTAATCCGATATGAGATTTTAGCACGAGCTATTTCATCTCTTAGCTTATTGAGCCACTTTTTAAAAACCTTTGAAGTCTGTATTTCCATACCCCATTTTAATCTAAAGACTCTATTTGGGACTTGTAGCTCTCCATGGCATGCAATATTCTGCAGTTCAACAAAAGATGGGTTTCATTGACAAATTGCAAGGTGTAGTTTGGGGCATTTTTAGTAGTACCTAGAGCTTTTGGAGTTTTGCCTGTTTGTATGAATAGCGTTTTTGAGCGTTTAAAACCCACTACAACCAACACTTTACCCCTAACCCATACCTAGAGACACCTTTTGAGCCTCCAAAGCGTCTATGGCCTTTTAAACGCTGATTCTCACTTTAAAACCCAAAAGTCCTCTTTACTGCAAAGGCGTTCTAAAACCACAAAACAAACTCATCTCTCACTTCAAAACTCTCTCTTGGGGGTTTGGGGGCTTGCCCCCAAGAGCAATATAGACGCCAAGCGTCAGCTTGGCTTACCGATTCATGCACCTTTTCATGCATCTTTTCATGCACCTTCACATCAAAAATTTTTCATTTTTTCTAAGTTTCACGACCTACTTTTGGGCTGATCCTAGTTCCCGAGCGTCATGCGCAGGCACGCGCAGGTTTTTAACCTTTTTAAAGGCGTAGCCTTTTAACCTTTTTAGGCCCCCCGCGGGCTTCGTGTGGAACGAGGTTTGTAAGGAGGTAATAACGAAGAAATCCGCACTAATAACGAAGAAATCCGCACTAATAACGAAGAAATCCGCACTAATAACGAAGAAATCCGCACTAATAACGAATTTAAATAAAAAATTCGCTATAATTGTGTAGTCAAATTACTTAAGGTATGAGGTTTGAA contains these protein-coding regions:
- a CDS encoding type II toxin-antitoxin system RelE/ParE family toxin, whose amino-acid sequence is MEIQTSKVFKKWLNKLRDEIARAKISYRIKRLKDGDLGDYKHIQETIFELRIHTGPGYRLYISKQGAKLVILLCGGDKSTQQRDIIKAQKILEQEF